The proteins below are encoded in one region of Pseudomonas ekonensis:
- the cysC gene encoding adenylyl-sulfate kinase, with product MNRTTTDAIENLVLHPTRVTPADRERLFSQRPLTLWFTGLSGAGKSTLAFALEKLLVDSGRPAFVLDGDNVRHGLCKGLSFSTEDRSENIRRIAEVARLMNEAGLIAIVACISPCRLQREQAREIIGDERFLEIYLNTPLSVCEGLDPKGLYRKARAGLIPDFTGVSATYEAPEAPALTLDASEKSISVCLGEILDKVEGWGAARPGSSSL from the coding sequence ATGAACAGAACAACAACGGATGCCATCGAAAATCTGGTGCTGCATCCGACCCGCGTGACACCGGCCGATCGTGAGCGACTTTTCTCGCAGCGACCGCTGACCCTTTGGTTCACGGGCTTGAGTGGCGCAGGCAAGTCGACATTGGCCTTTGCCCTGGAAAAACTGTTGGTCGACAGCGGCAGGCCGGCATTTGTGCTGGATGGCGACAACGTCCGCCACGGATTGTGCAAGGGGTTGAGCTTTTCCACCGAGGACCGGTCCGAAAACATTCGTCGCATCGCAGAAGTCGCACGTTTGATGAATGAGGCGGGCTTGATCGCCATCGTTGCCTGTATTTCTCCGTGCCGGCTGCAGAGGGAACAGGCCCGGGAGATCATCGGCGACGAGCGGTTCCTGGAAATCTATCTGAATACCCCGCTGAGCGTCTGCGAAGGCCTTGACCCGAAAGGGCTGTACCGTAAGGCCAGGGCAGGGCTGATCCCTGACTTCACGGGCGTCAGCGCAACCTATGAAGCGCCTGAGGCGCCGGCGTTGACGCTGGATGCCAGCGAGAAGTCCATTTCCGTGTGCCTGGGCGAGATCCTGGACAAGGTCGAAGGCTGGGGCGCGGCACGGCCGGGCTCTTCCTCTCTCTGA
- a CDS encoding RHS repeat-associated core domain-containing protein has protein sequence MLPSDRLLALNNSIGLLVVAALNPDHPDFESLIAEFRLCLNDYDSWAEQFWDGTALDVGQVFKVGNDVRLGAPVNPAKPVSTSVVMCPATGPLTLVHLFEAARFVPIGDTPVMLEPVLADKGGVLTYGEPLHRTIGPSGILEVDDCERGQRYRITFFPDVSSDHVKALHASYQDVVNGLEAWLREEWTGFQPLWAEFSDAGFRERYGQLQRADWRGFERAMQSVWDDIKQVFGLLADLQANSEKLLQYLTDVELEALLKASSEALANGLLVLGDEPLLFIHLAAFTSWLKMLPPQCLAEVVAEVRAELLVGFLLTSVSGGVGLPLRLSDKVLDKVKSPRARQWLAAAALRLSEQAAAPGLTRHANALKPLMVNARPAPLRPTPAVPLEIRTAGPLVLRVPNPAPVARGKSRDMTLLERHEPRHDAPDQAKNPNGDSADCAARTCTNGCPVSMVTGEELLTLTDGTLDGLLPFAFTRLYRTSAAEIDLGLGFGWSHSLAHRLEPDGDGVVWIDDENRRTRFPLPDRERPAIHNSLSRAAIYLGDDPEELIVALAGETVRFHHFRDGCLTAISDAYGNRLTVQRDISGRIQRLDNGAGRSLLLRYERRHLAALEYQVFRDDAWQAGQPLARYRYDARHRLTEATNAAGESERYDYDDAHVILQRQLAGGASFYWAWERVGKAARCVRHWASFAQMDTHYVWDDAGQVTVRYADGREEAYVHDERARLVRQVSADGGERRMAYDGAGRLTAEQDALGAVTEYRYDDAGRLVALVPPQDAPTAYEYRDGFLHRRRRGDAVWTYRRNAQGDVTEAIAPDGQVTHCHYDPQGRLLSVRYPDNGRHTFTWNDLGQLLEETLPDGGVRQYAYDALGRQVSVRNEHGAVTRRQWDPVGRLVQVTHPDGASRDYSYSAYGQVTAERDELGRITRYEYDDDLHRVSRRINPDGTRVQYRYDHAQLLLTEIENESGEKYSLDYTPTGLIRQETGFDGRRTGYAYDRNGHLLEKTEFGDDGSTLVTLYQRDAAGRLLRKTLPDGVEVSYRYDLLGRLVGVDDGQDHPLAFEYDTQDRLTVEHQGWGTLRYAYDACGRLTRMRLPDNSKLDYRHAKGGALTGIDLNGAPLTRHVYRSGREQQRQQGLLLSEYVYDEQGRLKAHAIGQQHHPLYRRDYAYSANGNLDHIADTRHGQRSYQYDALDRLIRVRHSRDEAPERYAHDPAGNLLMQNRPGPASIKGNRLLSDGDRLYDYDAFGNLIRERHGQGLPLVTLYRYDSQHRLIGLTRPDGQTASYRYDAFGRRIAKTVDGQTTEFFWQGDTLVAESGPAHHRSYVYEPGTFRPLALLDGPGPKRACPFYYQLDHLGTPQELTDFSGEIVWSAKYDAYGKTTRLSQSPGERLDQPLRFQGQYFDAESGLHYNRHRYYDPETGRYLTPDPVKLAGGLNQYRYVPNPTGWVDPLGLNDCPGGDNCKPIARTVDPAKSAKLDEGEPPLPTSVQKEEYLYRGDMKHPEEIFETGFLRKGESKDLLLHAIDSSNPPSYFISTSPSLHTGIEFGTKFRTRKGYVYALRKMLGLHVNKELGNLTPFAEETEIAIPGGIHRSEILGATPLKKDGSYVGYSIPNPNRE, from the coding sequence ATGCTTCCATCCGACCGCCTCCTGGCCCTGAACAACAGCATCGGCCTGCTGGTGGTCGCCGCCCTGAACCCCGACCACCCCGACTTCGAATCGCTGATCGCCGAGTTCCGCCTGTGCCTCAACGACTACGACAGCTGGGCCGAGCAGTTCTGGGACGGCACCGCGCTGGATGTCGGGCAGGTGTTCAAGGTCGGCAACGACGTGCGCCTCGGCGCGCCGGTCAACCCCGCCAAACCCGTCAGCACCTCGGTGGTCATGTGCCCGGCCACAGGGCCCCTGACCCTGGTTCATCTGTTCGAAGCCGCACGCTTCGTGCCGATCGGCGACACGCCGGTCATGCTGGAACCGGTGCTGGCCGACAAGGGCGGAGTCCTGACGTACGGCGAGCCGTTGCACCGCACCATCGGCCCGAGCGGCATTCTGGAAGTCGACGACTGCGAACGGGGCCAGCGTTATCGCATCACCTTCTTTCCCGATGTTTCCTCCGACCATGTCAAGGCGCTGCATGCCTCCTATCAGGACGTCGTCAACGGGCTGGAAGCCTGGCTGCGTGAGGAATGGACGGGGTTCCAGCCCTTGTGGGCGGAGTTTTCCGACGCCGGCTTCCGTGAACGCTACGGCCAGCTGCAACGGGCGGACTGGCGTGGTTTCGAGCGCGCAATGCAAAGCGTCTGGGACGACATCAAGCAGGTGTTCGGCCTGCTCGCCGACCTGCAGGCCAACAGCGAAAAACTGCTGCAGTACCTGACCGACGTCGAGCTGGAGGCGTTGCTGAAGGCCTCCTCCGAGGCCCTCGCCAACGGGTTGCTGGTGCTCGGCGATGAGCCGTTGCTGTTCATCCATCTCGCCGCCTTCACCAGTTGGCTGAAGATGCTGCCGCCGCAGTGCCTGGCCGAAGTGGTGGCGGAGGTTCGGGCCGAGCTGCTGGTCGGTTTCCTGCTGACGAGCGTATCCGGTGGCGTGGGCCTGCCATTGCGGTTGAGCGACAAGGTGCTGGACAAGGTGAAGTCGCCCCGGGCCCGGCAGTGGCTGGCCGCTGCGGCCTTGCGGCTGTCCGAACAGGCGGCGGCTCCCGGCCTGACCCGGCACGCGAACGCACTGAAACCCTTGATGGTCAACGCACGGCCGGCGCCGTTGAGGCCGACGCCTGCCGTTCCATTGGAAATCCGCACGGCCGGCCCGCTGGTCTTGCGGGTGCCCAATCCGGCCCCGGTGGCCCGTGGCAAGTCCCGGGACATGACGCTGCTGGAGCGGCACGAACCCCGCCACGACGCCCCGGACCAGGCAAAGAACCCCAACGGCGACAGCGCCGACTGTGCTGCCCGCACCTGCACCAACGGCTGTCCGGTGTCGATGGTCACCGGCGAAGAACTGCTCACCCTCACCGACGGCACCCTCGACGGCCTGCTGCCGTTCGCGTTCACCCGGCTCTACCGCACCAGCGCCGCCGAGATCGACCTGGGCCTCGGGTTCGGCTGGAGCCATTCGCTGGCCCACCGGCTGGAGCCCGACGGCGACGGGGTCGTCTGGATCGACGACGAAAACCGGCGCACCCGCTTTCCCCTGCCGGACCGCGAGCGCCCGGCGATCCACAACAGCCTGTCGCGGGCGGCGATCTACCTCGGCGACGACCCGGAGGAACTGATCGTCGCACTGGCGGGCGAAACGGTGCGGTTCCACCACTTCCGGGACGGATGCCTGACCGCCATCAGCGATGCCTACGGCAACCGGCTGACCGTGCAGCGCGACATTTCAGGGCGGATCCAGCGCCTCGACAACGGCGCCGGCCGCTCCTTGCTGCTGCGCTACGAGCGCCGGCACCTGGCGGCCCTCGAATACCAGGTGTTCCGCGACGACGCCTGGCAGGCCGGGCAGCCCCTGGCCCGCTACCGCTACGACGCCCGCCACCGCCTGACCGAAGCCACCAACGCCGCCGGCGAGAGCGAACGCTACGACTACGACGACGCCCACGTCATCCTCCAGCGTCAGTTGGCCGGCGGCGCCAGTTTCTATTGGGCCTGGGAGCGCGTCGGCAAGGCAGCGCGCTGCGTGCGCCACTGGGCCTCGTTCGCGCAGATGGACACCCACTACGTCTGGGACGACGCAGGCCAGGTGACGGTGCGCTACGCCGATGGCCGCGAGGAGGCCTACGTCCACGACGAACGCGCGCGGCTGGTGCGCCAGGTCTCGGCGGACGGCGGCGAACGACGCATGGCCTACGACGGGGCCGGCCGCCTGACCGCCGAGCAGGATGCGCTGGGCGCCGTCACCGAGTATCGCTACGACGATGCCGGGCGGCTGGTGGCGCTGGTTCCGCCCCAGGATGCGCCGACCGCCTACGAGTACCGCGACGGTTTCCTGCACAGAAGACGCCGGGGCGATGCGGTCTGGACCTACCGGCGCAACGCCCAGGGCGACGTCACCGAGGCGATCGCTCCCGACGGCCAGGTCACCCACTGCCACTACGACCCGCAGGGCCGGCTGCTGTCGGTTCGCTATCCGGACAACGGCCGCCACACCTTCACTTGGAACGACCTTGGCCAACTGCTGGAGGAGACCCTGCCCGACGGCGGCGTGCGGCAGTACGCCTACGATGCCCTGGGGCGGCAGGTCAGCGTCCGGAACGAGCATGGCGCCGTCACCCGCCGGCAATGGGATCCCGTGGGCAGGCTGGTGCAGGTCACCCACCCCGACGGCGCGAGCCGCGACTACAGCTACAGCGCCTACGGCCAGGTCACCGCCGAACGCGACGAACTGGGCCGAATCACCCGCTATGAGTATGACGACGACCTGCACCGGGTCAGCCGCCGGATCAACCCCGACGGTACGCGGGTGCAGTACCGCTACGACCACGCGCAACTGCTGCTGACGGAGATCGAGAACGAGTCCGGCGAAAAGTACTCGCTGGACTACACGCCCACCGGGCTGATCCGCCAGGAGACCGGCTTCGACGGCCGACGCACCGGTTACGCCTATGACCGCAACGGTCATCTGCTGGAGAAGACCGAGTTCGGCGACGACGGCTCCACGCTCGTCACCCTTTACCAGCGGGACGCGGCCGGACGACTGCTGCGCAAGACCCTGCCCGACGGGGTGGAGGTCAGCTACCGCTACGACCTCCTCGGCCGACTGGTCGGAGTGGACGACGGCCAGGACCATCCGCTGGCGTTCGAGTACGACACCCAGGACCGCCTGACCGTCGAGCACCAGGGCTGGGGCACGCTGCGCTACGCCTACGACGCCTGCGGCCGGCTCACGCGCATGCGCCTGCCGGACAACAGCAAGCTCGATTACCGCCATGCCAAGGGCGGCGCACTGACGGGGATCGACCTCAATGGCGCGCCCCTGACCCGCCATGTCTATCGCTCAGGCCGCGAACAGCAGCGCCAGCAAGGCCTGCTCCTGAGCGAATACGTCTATGACGAACAGGGCCGGCTGAAGGCCCATGCCATCGGCCAACAGCACCATCCGCTGTACCGGCGCGACTATGCCTACAGCGCCAACGGCAACCTCGATCACATCGCCGACACGCGCCACGGCCAACGCAGTTACCAGTACGACGCCCTCGACCGGCTGATCCGCGTGCGCCACTCCCGGGACGAGGCGCCGGAGCGCTACGCCCACGACCCGGCCGGCAACCTGCTGATGCAGAACCGGCCCGGCCCCGCGAGCATCAAGGGCAACCGTCTGCTCAGCGATGGCGACCGGCTCTACGACTACGATGCGTTCGGCAACCTGATCCGCGAACGGCACGGCCAGGGACTGCCGCTCGTCACCCTGTACCGCTACGACAGCCAACACCGTCTGATCGGCCTCACCCGCCCCGACGGCCAAACCGCCAGCTACCGTTACGACGCCTTCGGCCGACGCATCGCCAAGACCGTCGACGGCCAGACCACCGAGTTCTTCTGGCAGGGCGACACCCTCGTCGCCGAAAGCGGCCCGGCGCACCACCGCAGCTACGTCTACGAACCCGGCACCTTCCGCCCGCTGGCCCTGCTCGACGGCCCCGGCCCGAAAAGGGCCTGCCCGTTCTACTACCAACTCGACCACCTCGGCACCCCGCAGGAACTCACCGACTTCAGCGGCGAAATCGTCTGGTCGGCGAAATACGACGCCTACGGCAAAACCACCCGCCTGAGCCAAAGCCCCGGCGAACGCCTCGACCAACCGCTGCGCTTCCAGGGACAGTACTTCGACGCGGAAAGCGGACTGCACTACAACCGACACCGCTACTACGACCCGGAGACCGGCCGCTACCTGACGCCGGATCCGGTGAAGCTGGCGGGCGGGTTGAATCAGTACCGGTATGTGCCGAATCCGACGGGGTGGGTGGATCCGTTGGGGTTGAATGATTGTCCGGGTGGTGACAACTGCAAACCTATCGCTAGAACGGTAGACCCAGCAAAAAGTGCGAAACTTGACGAAGGAGAACCTCCACTCCCAACTAGCGTGCAAAAAGAGGAGTACCTTTATCGCGGCGACATGAAGCATCCGGAAGAGATATTTGAAACCGGATTTCTAAGAAAAGGAGAAAGCAAAGACTTATTACTGCATGCAATAGACAGCAGCAATCCTCCAAGCTATTTTATTAGCACATCTCCATCATTGCACACGGGAATTGAGTTCGGCACAAAATTTAGAACCAGAAAAGGCTATGTCTATGCGCTCAGAAAAATGCTCGGACTACATGTAAACAAGGAGCTTGGAAACCTAACACCTTTCGCAGAAGAGACTGAAATTGCAATCCCAGGAGGCATCCACAGAAGCGAAATCCTAGGTGCAACACCACTCAAGAAAGATGGAAGCTATGTAGGATATTCAATCCCTAACCCGAATAGAGAATGA
- a CDS encoding HAD-IA family hydrolase has translation MNAPMKAFGPVKAVIFDMDGLLLDTEGIYTEVTSIIAGRYGRTFDWSVKQNIIGRGAEDLARYVVEALDLPITAEEFLVIREPLMRERFPTARAMPGAEELIRHLKAHDVPIAVGTSSSRQSFGQKTTLHRDWFALFDFIVTADDPEVGAAKPAPDIFLTAARRLGVAPEDCLVFEDSPFGVTAAKAAGMTAIAIPDAAMADEKYAHADGILRSLKAFTPGACGLPALDWA, from the coding sequence ATGAATGCACCGATGAAGGCGTTCGGCCCGGTCAAGGCCGTGATTTTCGATATGGACGGTTTGCTGCTGGACACCGAGGGCATCTACACCGAGGTCACGTCCATCATCGCCGGGCGGTACGGTCGGACCTTCGACTGGAGCGTCAAGCAGAACATCATCGGTCGCGGCGCGGAGGATCTGGCGCGGTATGTGGTCGAGGCGCTGGACCTGCCGATCACCGCCGAGGAGTTCCTGGTCATCCGCGAGCCGCTGATGCGCGAGCGTTTCCCCACCGCCCGGGCCATGCCGGGCGCCGAGGAGCTGATCCGCCACCTCAAGGCGCACGATGTGCCGATCGCGGTGGGCACCAGTTCCTCGCGCCAGTCGTTCGGCCAGAAAACCACCTTGCACCGCGACTGGTTCGCGCTGTTCGACTTCATCGTCACCGCCGACGACCCGGAAGTCGGTGCGGCCAAACCTGCGCCGGACATTTTCCTCACCGCCGCCCGACGCCTGGGCGTGGCGCCTGAGGATTGCCTGGTGTTCGAGGACTCGCCGTTCGGCGTGACGGCGGCGAAGGCGGCCGGCATGACGGCCATCGCGATTCCCGACGCGGCCATGGCCGATGAGAAGTACGCCCATGCCGACGGGATTCTCCGCTCGTTGAAAGCCTTCACCCCGGGCGCCTGCGGTTTGCCGGCGCTGGACTGGGCCTGA
- a CDS encoding glycine zipper domain-containing protein, whose amino-acid sequence MRLTLSALVLGLLVAQGAMAAGDGSAAVGGGLGGVLGNVVGGQLGGSTGAAVGAGVGGAAGSAVGARKGNRTEAAIGGGLGSAGGSVIGNSLGGSTGSAIGAGLGGAAGGAVGSSLGDDGGKSHSGGGHKHKHKYRHR is encoded by the coding sequence ATGCGCTTGACATTATCCGCACTGGTTTTGGGGTTGTTGGTGGCTCAGGGCGCCATGGCGGCGGGCGACGGCTCGGCAGCGGTGGGGGGCGGTCTGGGCGGTGTGCTGGGCAACGTGGTCGGCGGCCAGCTCGGCGGCAGCACCGGAGCGGCGGTAGGCGCCGGCGTGGGTGGCGCAGCCGGTAGCGCTGTCGGTGCACGCAAAGGCAATCGTACCGAAGCGGCCATCGGCGGCGGCTTGGGCTCGGCCGGCGGTTCGGTGATCGGCAACAGCCTCGGAGGCTCGACCGGCTCCGCCATCGGCGCCGGCCTGGGCGGCGCAGCAGGTGGCGCCGTGGGCAGCAGCCTGGGTGACGACGGCGGCAAATCCCATTCAGGCGGTGGCCATAAGCACAAACACAAATACCGGCACCGGTGA
- a CDS encoding glycine zipper domain-containing protein, with product MRLTLPALVLGLLVAQGAMAGDGTAALGGGLGGALGNVVGQKMGGSTGAAIGAGVAGAAGSAMAAGKGSRTKAAIGGGIGAAGGSVIGNSLGGKNGATIGAGLGGAAGGAVGSNLSKHKRH from the coding sequence ATGCGTTTAACACTGCCTGCTCTGGTTCTGGGGCTTCTGGTCGCTCAAGGTGCAATGGCCGGCGACGGCACCGCCGCACTGGGTGGCGGCCTGGGTGGCGCGCTGGGTAATGTGGTCGGCCAGAAAATGGGCGGCAGCACAGGCGCCGCTATCGGCGCCGGTGTTGCGGGCGCTGCCGGCAGCGCCATGGCGGCGGGCAAGGGCAGCCGCACCAAGGCGGCCATCGGCGGCGGCATCGGCGCTGCTGGCGGTTCCGTGATCGGCAACAGCCTCGGCGGCAAGAACGGCGCGACCATCGGCGCCGGCCTCGGCGGTGCCGCCGGCGGTGCGGTGGGCAGCAACCTGTCCAAGCACAAGCGTCACTGA
- a CDS encoding YbjQ family protein yields MIITTTQTVEGRQVVTYLDIVSAESVQGVNVIRDMFAGMRDFFGGRSQTLERALKEARIQATDEIKERARALQADAVIGLDFEISMPAGKGGMVVVFATGTAVKLR; encoded by the coding sequence ATGATCATCACGACTACTCAAACGGTCGAGGGGCGGCAAGTCGTGACCTATCTCGACATCGTCAGCGCCGAATCGGTGCAGGGCGTCAATGTGATCCGCGACATGTTCGCGGGCATGCGCGATTTTTTTGGCGGACGCTCGCAGACACTGGAGCGAGCCTTGAAAGAGGCGCGGATCCAGGCGACGGATGAAATCAAGGAAAGAGCGCGCGCGCTGCAGGCCGATGCGGTGATCGGACTGGACTTCGAAATCAGCATGCCGGCCGGCAAGGGCGGCATGGTCGTGGTGTTCGCCACCGGGACCGCGGTGAAACTGCGCTGA